The genomic stretch ATATTTATTAGCGAATTCAACACCCTCGCGCATTTCTTCAAAACTAAAATTATCCGCATTCGAACGAAGGCCGTACTTTTGCCCTCCGATATATACAGCATCGGCACCATAGTGGATCGCAAACTTCAGCTTCTCTAAATTTCCTGCCGGAGCGAGCAGCTCAGGCTTGTCGAGCCGATAACGTTTGCCCGTATACTTAGGTTTCGTAGTCGTGTCCATTCCTTTTACCACCTCATATTAATAAACTTGTTCTTTATAGAAAAATCCAAATGACAGTTCGCGCTCAGGATCCTGCATTTTCCGTACTTCGTCAAGCCAGGACTCATCAAATGCATAGTTTAACGGGTCAACCGTATAAGCATCAATGGCTTTACGATAAGCCTTCACTACCGCTTCATTGTATGCTGTGCTTTTTAGAATCCCTTCAATTTTAAAAGAGTGCACGCCTGCGTTCATTAAAAGGTGGAGATCTTCCATGATACAAATATCTTCGGAGCTCATAATGTGCGTACCGTTCACATCTTCATAGATTGGAAATTTCTCATCCTGCCGCTCCGCCTCGATAAGGAAAAGTCCTCTGTGCAGTCCGAGATCTCCCTCTACAGGACGTCCTTGTTGCTGCATGTAGCTGGCAACCAATTGACGTTTGGAATGATAAATGTTCGTCATGCCATGAATCTGCACTTGTGCCTCTATTTCGAGCATAGGTACCATTTCTGTAATTTCATCCATGTTCAGTTCTCTTGCAAGCACTACTCGGGAAGCACCTTTGCGTCCCCAGTAATTCGAAGTACTGTAGTTGGTAGAAGTCATTTCCGCATTCCAGTGAAGCTTGATCTCAGGAGCAATTTCACGCACTGCCCGCAGAACCGATGGATCGTTGAACTCAATGCCGTCAACTCCCGCTTCTTTAAGCCCGCGAACATAGTCTGGTATTTCTGGCAGAAGCTCATTTGTCATAATGTTATTCATCGAAACGTATACCTTGGCATGATGATTCTTAGCAAGCTTCACTGCTTCCTTCGTTTCTTCCAAAGTAAAACTGCCGGGTAATCGCATCCCAAAGCGATCATTTCCAATAAGTATCGCATCCGCTCCCGCTGTAAGCAGTACTTCTGCTTCCTGTAAATCACTTGCCGTTACTAGCAATTCATAAGGCCGAGTCAAAAGTCATCCCTCCGTTATTCCGCACTTTCTTTACTTTTTTCTATATTTTTCAAATGTTCTTCATACGTCTTGGCAAAAAGGTGTT from Paenibacillus polygoni encodes the following:
- a CDS encoding peptidase U32 family protein; translation: MTRPYELLVTASDLQEAEVLLTAGADAILIGNDRFGMRLPGSFTLEETKEAVKLAKNHHAKVYVSMNNIMTNELLPEIPDYVRGLKEAGVDGIEFNDPSVLRAVREIAPEIKLHWNAEMTSTNYSTSNYWGRKGASRVVLARELNMDEITEMVPMLEIEAQVQIHGMTNIYHSKRQLVASYMQQQGRPVEGDLGLHRGLFLIEAERQDEKFPIYEDVNGTHIMSSEDICIMEDLHLLMNAGVHSFKIEGILKSTAYNEAVVKAYRKAIDAYTVDPLNYAFDESWLDEVRKMQDPERELSFGFFYKEQVY